The Pelmatolapia mariae isolate MD_Pm_ZW linkage group LG10_11, Pm_UMD_F_2, whole genome shotgun sequence genome includes a region encoding these proteins:
- the LOC134636360 gene encoding protein MTSS 1-like isoform X6, with amino-acid sequence MEAVIEKECSALGGLFQTVIADMKSSYPIWEDFITKAGKLQSQLRATVVAVAAFLDAFQKVADLATNSRGGTRDIGSALTRMCMRHRSIEAKLKQFSTGFLEGLINPLQEQMEEWKRGVNTLDKDHAKEYKRARQEIKKKSSDTLKLQKKAKKADNFGRGDIQPQLDSAMQDVSDKYILLEETEKQALRKALIEERQRFCCFVAMLRPIVDEEISMLGEVTHLQTISEDLKALTSDPHKLPPASEQVILDLKGSDYGWSYQTPPSSPSTTMSRKSSMCSSTLPQQTPARLPSISSHDSGFISSSQDQYTLSKSSSPLPAEKKACPTSSSSEMSETGLLHSDCSTPSSLADTTAPQPSTDKLSNGFDHYSPASSPYLHSNGGSLGSVSSTAFPFFPPSSSTSTSCPTRSWSRPASALLPDYPPYCTLGSPMMPSSRVPSWKDWAKPGPYDQPMVNTLRRKKDKESPAVMDSNGSMNCDNSPPSAQTAAPAALQTPSQSALVQDKNRNTPAAVGTGDIEAQDDLALALSRGLELDTQRSSRDSIQCSSGYSTQTNTPCCSEDTIPSQVSDYDYFSMAGDPESEQQQSDFDKSSTIPRNSDITQSYRRMFQAKRPASTAGLPSSQVPYPGPGAYQTGPYPSTSIHTGAYPSTPTAQYPPTPTGHGPVIVTPGVATIRRTPSSKPGRRSGSVTGTGPIPIRTPVVPVKIPTVPDMPGAVNGNRGEEMGGREESPSSPTFGGGEDPGTLPMASWSGQATTNPPNLPNYVSQQHLQSEMRQEGGGEDSGEQEEGDMLMAIRKGVKLKRTFTNDRSAPRIA; translated from the exons GTGGCACAAGAGACATTGGATCAGCATTGACCAGGATGTGTATGAGACATCGCAGCATAGAGGCTAAACTCAAACAGTTCTCCAC GGGCTTCCTTGAGGGTCTGATCAACCCTCTACAAGAACAGATGGAGGAGTGGAAAAGAGGAGTCAACACTTTGGACAAGGACCATGCAAAAG AGTACAAAAGAGCTCGGCAGGAAATTAAGAAGAAGTCATCAGACACGCTGAAACttcaaaagaaagcaaaaaaag CTGATAATTTCG GTCGTGGTGATATCCAGCCACAGTTGGACAGCGCCATGCAGGATGTCAGTGACAAATACATTCTGCTGGAAGAGACGGAGAAGCAGGCCCTGAGGAAGGCTCTTATAGAGGAGAGGCAGAGattttgctgttttgtagcCATGCTGCGGCCTATAGTG GATGAGGAGATTTCTATGTTGGGAGAGGTTACCCATCTCCAGACCATCTCTGAGGACCTCAAAGCCTTGACCTCAGACCCACACAAGCTTCCCCCTGCAAGTGAACAG GTGATCTTGGACTTGAAGGGCTCAGACTATGGTTGGTCATATCAAACTCCGCCCTCATCCCCCAGCACCACCATGTCCAGGAAGTCTAGCATGTGCAG CTCCACGCTACCCCAGCAGACCCCAGCTCGGCTTCCTAGCATCTCCTCCCACGACTCGGGCTTCATTTCTTCATCACAAGACCAGTACACATTATCCAAGTCGTCCTCGCCACTGCCAGCTGAAAAAAAG GCTTGTCCCACTTCCAGCTCCTCTGAGATGTCAGAGACAGGGCTGCTGCATAGTGACTGCAGCACCCCTTCTTCACTAGCAGATACTACTGCACCTCAGCCCTCTACTGACAAG ttgtCCAATGGTTTCGACCACTACAGCCCAGCCAGTTCCCCCTACCTGCATAGCAACGGGGGCAGTTTGGGCTCAGTGTCAAGCACTGCCTTCCCCTtcttccctccctcctcctcaaCCTCCACCTCCTGCCCCACTCGTTCATGGTCACGTCCTGCATCGGCCTTGCTGCCAGACTACCCTCCCTACTGCACATTGGGTTCCCCCATGATGCCTTCATCACGAGTCCCCAGCTGGAAG GACTGGGCGAAGCCTGGGCCTTATGACCAGCCTATGGTCAACACGTTACGGAGAAAGAAAGACAAGGAGAGTCCAGCTGTGATGGACAGTAATGGGAGTATGAACTGTGATAATAGCCCTCCCTCTGCCCAGACCGCAGCTCCAGCTGCATTGCAAACACCAAGCCAATCAGCATTAGTGCAAGACAAGAACAGGAACACACCTGCGGCTGTCGGG ACCGGGGATATCGAGGCCCAGGATGATCTGGCTCTGGCCTTATCCAGAGGTCTGGAACTGGACACCCAGAGGTCTAGTAGAGACTCTATCCAGTGCTCCAGTGGCTACAGCACACAGACCAACACACCCTGCTGCTCTGAGGATACTATACCATCACAAG TATCAGACTACGACTACTTCTCAATGGCTGGAGACCCAGAGTCTGAGCAGCAGCAGTCTGACTTTGATAAGTCCTCCACCATCCCCAGAAACAGTGATATCACTCAGTCATACAGACGTATGTTCCAGGCCAAACGCCCAGCCTCCACAGCGGGGCTACCCAGCAGTCAGGTTCCTTATCCTGGCCCGGGGGCCTACCAAACGGGGCCTTATCCCTCCACATCAATCCACACAGGCGCTTATCCATCTACTCCTACTGCACAGTATCCCCCTACGCCTACAG GCCACGGTCCAGTTATTGTAACCCCTGGAGTTGCCACAATCCGCCGCACGCCTTCATCGAAACCTGGACGCCGTTCGGGCTCCGTTACAGGTACAGGCCCCATTCCCATTCGCACTCCTGTCGTTCCTGTAAAGATCCCCACGGTGCCTGATATGCCAGGAGCTGTTAATGGGAACAGAGGCGAGGAGATGGGAGGCAGAGAAGAATCCCCCAGTTCTCCAACATTTGGAGGAGGGGAGGATCCCGGCACGCTACCCATGGCGTCCTGGAGCGGTCAGGCCACAACCAACCCTCCCAATCTACCCAACTATGTGAGCCAGCAGCACCTTCAGAGTGAGATGAgacaggagggaggaggagaggattCAGGAGAGCAAGAAGAAGGAGACATGCTGATGGCCATCCGCAAAGGGGTCAAGCTCAAGAGAACCTTCACCAACGATCGCTCTGCACCACGCATCGCGTGA
- the LOC134636360 gene encoding protein MTSS 1-like isoform X5: protein MEAVIEKECSALGGLFQTVIADMKSSYPIWEDFITKAGKLQSQLRATVVAVAAFLDAFQKVADLATNSRGGTRDIGSALTRMCMRHRSIEAKLKQFSTGFLEGLINPLQEQMEEWKRGVNTLDKDHAKEYKRARQEIKKKSSDTLKLQKKAKKADNFGRGDIQPQLDSAMQDVSDKYILLEETEKQALRKALIEERQRFCCFVAMLRPIVDEEISMLGEVTHLQTISEDLKALTSDPHKLPPASEQVILDLKGSDYGWSYQTPPSSPSTTMSRKSSMCSSLNSVNSSDSRGSSGSHSHSPSSSSSSSSSHHLFHHHHPRHRYRSSTLPQQTPARLPSISSHDSGFISSSQDQYTLSKSSSPLPAEKKLSNGFDHYSPASSPYLHSNGGSLGSVSSTAFPFFPPSSSTSTSCPTRSWSRPASALLPDYPPYCTLGSPMMPSSRVPSWKDWAKPGPYDQPMVNTLRRKKDKESPAVMDSNGSMNCDNSPPSAQTAAPAALQTPSQSALVQDKNRNTPAAVGTGDIEAQDDLALALSRGLELDTQRSSRDSIQCSSGYSTQTNTPCCSEDTIPSQVSDYDYFSMAGDPESEQQQSDFDKSSTIPRNSDITQSYRRMFQAKRPASTAGLPSSQVPYPGPGAYQTGPYPSTSIHTGAYPSTPTAQYPPTPTGHGPVIVTPGVATIRRTPSSKPGRRSGSVTGTGPIPIRTPVVPVKIPTVPDMPGAVNGNRGEEMGGREESPSSPTFGGGEDPGTLPMASWSGQATTNPPNLPNYVSQQHLQSEMRQEGGGEDSGEQEEGDMLMAIRKGVKLKRTFTNDRSAPRIA, encoded by the exons GTGGCACAAGAGACATTGGATCAGCATTGACCAGGATGTGTATGAGACATCGCAGCATAGAGGCTAAACTCAAACAGTTCTCCAC GGGCTTCCTTGAGGGTCTGATCAACCCTCTACAAGAACAGATGGAGGAGTGGAAAAGAGGAGTCAACACTTTGGACAAGGACCATGCAAAAG AGTACAAAAGAGCTCGGCAGGAAATTAAGAAGAAGTCATCAGACACGCTGAAACttcaaaagaaagcaaaaaaag CTGATAATTTCG GTCGTGGTGATATCCAGCCACAGTTGGACAGCGCCATGCAGGATGTCAGTGACAAATACATTCTGCTGGAAGAGACGGAGAAGCAGGCCCTGAGGAAGGCTCTTATAGAGGAGAGGCAGAGattttgctgttttgtagcCATGCTGCGGCCTATAGTG GATGAGGAGATTTCTATGTTGGGAGAGGTTACCCATCTCCAGACCATCTCTGAGGACCTCAAAGCCTTGACCTCAGACCCACACAAGCTTCCCCCTGCAAGTGAACAG GTGATCTTGGACTTGAAGGGCTCAGACTATGGTTGGTCATATCAAACTCCGCCCTCATCCCCCAGCACCACCATGTCCAGGAAGTCTAGCATGTGCAG TAGTCTGAACAGCGTTAACAGTAGTGACTCCAGGGGATCCAGTGGCTCTCACTCTCAttctccttcctcctcttcttcctcctcttcctcacaccaCCTCTTCCACCACCATCACCCTCGCCATCGATACCGCAGCTCCACGCTACCCCAGCAGACCCCAGCTCGGCTTCCTAGCATCTCCTCCCACGACTCGGGCTTCATTTCTTCATCACAAGACCAGTACACATTATCCAAGTCGTCCTCGCCACTGCCAGCTGAAAAAAAG ttgtCCAATGGTTTCGACCACTACAGCCCAGCCAGTTCCCCCTACCTGCATAGCAACGGGGGCAGTTTGGGCTCAGTGTCAAGCACTGCCTTCCCCTtcttccctccctcctcctcaaCCTCCACCTCCTGCCCCACTCGTTCATGGTCACGTCCTGCATCGGCCTTGCTGCCAGACTACCCTCCCTACTGCACATTGGGTTCCCCCATGATGCCTTCATCACGAGTCCCCAGCTGGAAG GACTGGGCGAAGCCTGGGCCTTATGACCAGCCTATGGTCAACACGTTACGGAGAAAGAAAGACAAGGAGAGTCCAGCTGTGATGGACAGTAATGGGAGTATGAACTGTGATAATAGCCCTCCCTCTGCCCAGACCGCAGCTCCAGCTGCATTGCAAACACCAAGCCAATCAGCATTAGTGCAAGACAAGAACAGGAACACACCTGCGGCTGTCGGG ACCGGGGATATCGAGGCCCAGGATGATCTGGCTCTGGCCTTATCCAGAGGTCTGGAACTGGACACCCAGAGGTCTAGTAGAGACTCTATCCAGTGCTCCAGTGGCTACAGCACACAGACCAACACACCCTGCTGCTCTGAGGATACTATACCATCACAAG TATCAGACTACGACTACTTCTCAATGGCTGGAGACCCAGAGTCTGAGCAGCAGCAGTCTGACTTTGATAAGTCCTCCACCATCCCCAGAAACAGTGATATCACTCAGTCATACAGACGTATGTTCCAGGCCAAACGCCCAGCCTCCACAGCGGGGCTACCCAGCAGTCAGGTTCCTTATCCTGGCCCGGGGGCCTACCAAACGGGGCCTTATCCCTCCACATCAATCCACACAGGCGCTTATCCATCTACTCCTACTGCACAGTATCCCCCTACGCCTACAG GCCACGGTCCAGTTATTGTAACCCCTGGAGTTGCCACAATCCGCCGCACGCCTTCATCGAAACCTGGACGCCGTTCGGGCTCCGTTACAGGTACAGGCCCCATTCCCATTCGCACTCCTGTCGTTCCTGTAAAGATCCCCACGGTGCCTGATATGCCAGGAGCTGTTAATGGGAACAGAGGCGAGGAGATGGGAGGCAGAGAAGAATCCCCCAGTTCTCCAACATTTGGAGGAGGGGAGGATCCCGGCACGCTACCCATGGCGTCCTGGAGCGGTCAGGCCACAACCAACCCTCCCAATCTACCCAACTATGTGAGCCAGCAGCACCTTCAGAGTGAGATGAgacaggagggaggaggagaggattCAGGAGAGCAAGAAGAAGGAGACATGCTGATGGCCATCCGCAAAGGGGTCAAGCTCAAGAGAACCTTCACCAACGATCGCTCTGCACCACGCATCGCGTGA
- the LOC134636360 gene encoding protein MTSS 1-like isoform X8, with protein MEAVIEKECSALGGLFQTVIADMKSSYPIWEDFITKAGKLQSQLRATVVAVAAFLDAFQKVADLATNSRGGTRDIGSALTRMCMRHRSIEAKLKQFSTGFLEGLINPLQEQMEEWKRGVNTLDKDHAKEYKRARQEIKKKSSDTLKLQKKAKKADNFGRGDIQPQLDSAMQDVSDKYILLEETEKQALRKALIEERQRFCCFVAMLRPIVDEEISMLGEVTHLQTISEDLKALTSDPHKLPPASEQVILDLKGSDYGWSYQTPPSSPSTTMSRKSSMCSSLNSVNSSDSRGSSGSHSHSPSSSSSSSSSHHLFHHHHPRHRYRSSTLPQQTPARLPSISSHDSGFISSSQDQYTLSKSSSPLPAEKKACPTSSSSEMSETGLLHSDCSTPSSLADTTAPQPSTDKDWAKPGPYDQPMVNTLRRKKDKESPAVMDSNGSMNCDNSPPSAQTAAPAALQTPSQSALVQDKNRNTPAAVGTGDIEAQDDLALALSRGLELDTQRSSRDSIQCSSGYSTQTNTPCCSEDTIPSQVSDYDYFSMAGDPESEQQQSDFDKSSTIPRNSDITQSYRRMFQAKRPASTAGLPSSQVPYPGPGAYQTGPYPSTSIHTGAYPSTPTAQYPPTPTGHGPVIVTPGVATIRRTPSSKPGRRSGSVTGTGPIPIRTPVVPVKIPTVPDMPGAVNGNRGEEMGGREESPSSPTFGGGEDPGTLPMASWSGQATTNPPNLPNYVSQQHLQSEMRQEGGGEDSGEQEEGDMLMAIRKGVKLKRTFTNDRSAPRIA; from the exons GTGGCACAAGAGACATTGGATCAGCATTGACCAGGATGTGTATGAGACATCGCAGCATAGAGGCTAAACTCAAACAGTTCTCCAC GGGCTTCCTTGAGGGTCTGATCAACCCTCTACAAGAACAGATGGAGGAGTGGAAAAGAGGAGTCAACACTTTGGACAAGGACCATGCAAAAG AGTACAAAAGAGCTCGGCAGGAAATTAAGAAGAAGTCATCAGACACGCTGAAACttcaaaagaaagcaaaaaaag CTGATAATTTCG GTCGTGGTGATATCCAGCCACAGTTGGACAGCGCCATGCAGGATGTCAGTGACAAATACATTCTGCTGGAAGAGACGGAGAAGCAGGCCCTGAGGAAGGCTCTTATAGAGGAGAGGCAGAGattttgctgttttgtagcCATGCTGCGGCCTATAGTG GATGAGGAGATTTCTATGTTGGGAGAGGTTACCCATCTCCAGACCATCTCTGAGGACCTCAAAGCCTTGACCTCAGACCCACACAAGCTTCCCCCTGCAAGTGAACAG GTGATCTTGGACTTGAAGGGCTCAGACTATGGTTGGTCATATCAAACTCCGCCCTCATCCCCCAGCACCACCATGTCCAGGAAGTCTAGCATGTGCAG TAGTCTGAACAGCGTTAACAGTAGTGACTCCAGGGGATCCAGTGGCTCTCACTCTCAttctccttcctcctcttcttcctcctcttcctcacaccaCCTCTTCCACCACCATCACCCTCGCCATCGATACCGCAGCTCCACGCTACCCCAGCAGACCCCAGCTCGGCTTCCTAGCATCTCCTCCCACGACTCGGGCTTCATTTCTTCATCACAAGACCAGTACACATTATCCAAGTCGTCCTCGCCACTGCCAGCTGAAAAAAAG GCTTGTCCCACTTCCAGCTCCTCTGAGATGTCAGAGACAGGGCTGCTGCATAGTGACTGCAGCACCCCTTCTTCACTAGCAGATACTACTGCACCTCAGCCCTCTACTGACAAG GACTGGGCGAAGCCTGGGCCTTATGACCAGCCTATGGTCAACACGTTACGGAGAAAGAAAGACAAGGAGAGTCCAGCTGTGATGGACAGTAATGGGAGTATGAACTGTGATAATAGCCCTCCCTCTGCCCAGACCGCAGCTCCAGCTGCATTGCAAACACCAAGCCAATCAGCATTAGTGCAAGACAAGAACAGGAACACACCTGCGGCTGTCGGG ACCGGGGATATCGAGGCCCAGGATGATCTGGCTCTGGCCTTATCCAGAGGTCTGGAACTGGACACCCAGAGGTCTAGTAGAGACTCTATCCAGTGCTCCAGTGGCTACAGCACACAGACCAACACACCCTGCTGCTCTGAGGATACTATACCATCACAAG TATCAGACTACGACTACTTCTCAATGGCTGGAGACCCAGAGTCTGAGCAGCAGCAGTCTGACTTTGATAAGTCCTCCACCATCCCCAGAAACAGTGATATCACTCAGTCATACAGACGTATGTTCCAGGCCAAACGCCCAGCCTCCACAGCGGGGCTACCCAGCAGTCAGGTTCCTTATCCTGGCCCGGGGGCCTACCAAACGGGGCCTTATCCCTCCACATCAATCCACACAGGCGCTTATCCATCTACTCCTACTGCACAGTATCCCCCTACGCCTACAG GCCACGGTCCAGTTATTGTAACCCCTGGAGTTGCCACAATCCGCCGCACGCCTTCATCGAAACCTGGACGCCGTTCGGGCTCCGTTACAGGTACAGGCCCCATTCCCATTCGCACTCCTGTCGTTCCTGTAAAGATCCCCACGGTGCCTGATATGCCAGGAGCTGTTAATGGGAACAGAGGCGAGGAGATGGGAGGCAGAGAAGAATCCCCCAGTTCTCCAACATTTGGAGGAGGGGAGGATCCCGGCACGCTACCCATGGCGTCCTGGAGCGGTCAGGCCACAACCAACCCTCCCAATCTACCCAACTATGTGAGCCAGCAGCACCTTCAGAGTGAGATGAgacaggagggaggaggagaggattCAGGAGAGCAAGAAGAAGGAGACATGCTGATGGCCATCCGCAAAGGGGTCAAGCTCAAGAGAACCTTCACCAACGATCGCTCTGCACCACGCATCGCGTGA
- the LOC134636360 gene encoding protein MTSS 1-like isoform X2 has protein sequence MEAVIEKECSALGGLFQTVIADMKSSYPIWEDFITKAGKLQSQLRATVVAVAAFLDAFQKVADLATNSRGGTRDIGSALTRMCMRHRSIEAKLKQFSTGFLEGLINPLQEQMEEWKRGVNTLDKDHAKEYKRARQEIKKKSSDTLKLQKKAKKADNFGRGDIQPQLDSAMQDVSDKYILLEETEKQALRKALIEERQRFCCFVAMLRPIVDEEISMLGEVTHLQTISEDLKALTSDPHKLPPASEQVILDLKGSDYGWSYQTPPSSPSTTMSRKSSMCSLNSVNSSDSRGSSGSHSHSPSSSSSSSSSHHLFHHHHPRHRYRSSTLPQQTPARLPSISSHDSGFISSSQDQYTLSKSSSPLPAEKKACPTSSSSEMSETGLLHSDCSTPSSLADTTAPQPSTDKLSNGFDHYSPASSPYLHSNGGSLGSVSSTAFPFFPPSSSTSTSCPTRSWSRPASALLPDYPPYCTLGSPMMPSSRVPSWKDWAKPGPYDQPMVNTLRRKKDKESPAVMDSNGSMNCDNSPPSAQTAAPAALQTPSQSALVQDKNRNTPAAVGTGDIEAQDDLALALSRGLELDTQRSSRDSIQCSSGYSTQTNTPCCSEDTIPSQVSDYDYFSMAGDPESEQQQSDFDKSSTIPRNSDITQSYRRMFQAKRPASTAGLPSSQVPYPGPGAYQTGPYPSTSIHTGAYPSTPTAQYPPTPTGHGPVIVTPGVATIRRTPSSKPGRRSGSVTGTGPIPIRTPVVPVKIPTVPDMPGAVNGNRGEEMGGREESPSSPTFGGGEDPGTLPMASWSGQATTNPPNLPNYVSQQHLQSEMRQEGGGEDSGEQEEGDMLMAIRKGVKLKRTFTNDRSAPRIA, from the exons GTGGCACAAGAGACATTGGATCAGCATTGACCAGGATGTGTATGAGACATCGCAGCATAGAGGCTAAACTCAAACAGTTCTCCAC GGGCTTCCTTGAGGGTCTGATCAACCCTCTACAAGAACAGATGGAGGAGTGGAAAAGAGGAGTCAACACTTTGGACAAGGACCATGCAAAAG AGTACAAAAGAGCTCGGCAGGAAATTAAGAAGAAGTCATCAGACACGCTGAAACttcaaaagaaagcaaaaaaag CTGATAATTTCG GTCGTGGTGATATCCAGCCACAGTTGGACAGCGCCATGCAGGATGTCAGTGACAAATACATTCTGCTGGAAGAGACGGAGAAGCAGGCCCTGAGGAAGGCTCTTATAGAGGAGAGGCAGAGattttgctgttttgtagcCATGCTGCGGCCTATAGTG GATGAGGAGATTTCTATGTTGGGAGAGGTTACCCATCTCCAGACCATCTCTGAGGACCTCAAAGCCTTGACCTCAGACCCACACAAGCTTCCCCCTGCAAGTGAACAG GTGATCTTGGACTTGAAGGGCTCAGACTATGGTTGGTCATATCAAACTCCGCCCTCATCCCCCAGCACCACCATGTCCAGGAAGTCTAGCATGTGCAG TCTGAACAGCGTTAACAGTAGTGACTCCAGGGGATCCAGTGGCTCTCACTCTCAttctccttcctcctcttcttcctcctcttcctcacaccaCCTCTTCCACCACCATCACCCTCGCCATCGATACCGCAGCTCCACGCTACCCCAGCAGACCCCAGCTCGGCTTCCTAGCATCTCCTCCCACGACTCGGGCTTCATTTCTTCATCACAAGACCAGTACACATTATCCAAGTCGTCCTCGCCACTGCCAGCTGAAAAAAAG GCTTGTCCCACTTCCAGCTCCTCTGAGATGTCAGAGACAGGGCTGCTGCATAGTGACTGCAGCACCCCTTCTTCACTAGCAGATACTACTGCACCTCAGCCCTCTACTGACAAG ttgtCCAATGGTTTCGACCACTACAGCCCAGCCAGTTCCCCCTACCTGCATAGCAACGGGGGCAGTTTGGGCTCAGTGTCAAGCACTGCCTTCCCCTtcttccctccctcctcctcaaCCTCCACCTCCTGCCCCACTCGTTCATGGTCACGTCCTGCATCGGCCTTGCTGCCAGACTACCCTCCCTACTGCACATTGGGTTCCCCCATGATGCCTTCATCACGAGTCCCCAGCTGGAAG GACTGGGCGAAGCCTGGGCCTTATGACCAGCCTATGGTCAACACGTTACGGAGAAAGAAAGACAAGGAGAGTCCAGCTGTGATGGACAGTAATGGGAGTATGAACTGTGATAATAGCCCTCCCTCTGCCCAGACCGCAGCTCCAGCTGCATTGCAAACACCAAGCCAATCAGCATTAGTGCAAGACAAGAACAGGAACACACCTGCGGCTGTCGGG ACCGGGGATATCGAGGCCCAGGATGATCTGGCTCTGGCCTTATCCAGAGGTCTGGAACTGGACACCCAGAGGTCTAGTAGAGACTCTATCCAGTGCTCCAGTGGCTACAGCACACAGACCAACACACCCTGCTGCTCTGAGGATACTATACCATCACAAG TATCAGACTACGACTACTTCTCAATGGCTGGAGACCCAGAGTCTGAGCAGCAGCAGTCTGACTTTGATAAGTCCTCCACCATCCCCAGAAACAGTGATATCACTCAGTCATACAGACGTATGTTCCAGGCCAAACGCCCAGCCTCCACAGCGGGGCTACCCAGCAGTCAGGTTCCTTATCCTGGCCCGGGGGCCTACCAAACGGGGCCTTATCCCTCCACATCAATCCACACAGGCGCTTATCCATCTACTCCTACTGCACAGTATCCCCCTACGCCTACAG GCCACGGTCCAGTTATTGTAACCCCTGGAGTTGCCACAATCCGCCGCACGCCTTCATCGAAACCTGGACGCCGTTCGGGCTCCGTTACAGGTACAGGCCCCATTCCCATTCGCACTCCTGTCGTTCCTGTAAAGATCCCCACGGTGCCTGATATGCCAGGAGCTGTTAATGGGAACAGAGGCGAGGAGATGGGAGGCAGAGAAGAATCCCCCAGTTCTCCAACATTTGGAGGAGGGGAGGATCCCGGCACGCTACCCATGGCGTCCTGGAGCGGTCAGGCCACAACCAACCCTCCCAATCTACCCAACTATGTGAGCCAGCAGCACCTTCAGAGTGAGATGAgacaggagggaggaggagaggattCAGGAGAGCAAGAAGAAGGAGACATGCTGATGGCCATCCGCAAAGGGGTCAAGCTCAAGAGAACCTTCACCAACGATCGCTCTGCACCACGCATCGCGTGA